In Epinephelus lanceolatus isolate andai-2023 chromosome 16, ASM4190304v1, whole genome shotgun sequence, one DNA window encodes the following:
- the LOC117263534 gene encoding synaptic vesicle glycoprotein 2A-like, which produces MEDGYQNRTAFIKGAKDIAKEVKRQASKKVGRSVDRMSDEYSKRSYSRFEEDDDDDYPMQGSQDGGYYRGDSQAANDDEGGHSDSTEGHDEDDEIYEGEYQGIPRAESGKGSLAGGPGSVRAGDQQFRDVGVSEGERRKDQEELAQQYETILQECGHGKFQWTLYFVLGLALMADGVEIFVVGFVLPSAEKDMCLSEPNKSMLGLIVYFGMMVGAFLWGALADRIGRRQSLLISLSINSIFSFFSSFVQGYSTFLFCRLLSGVGIGGSIPIVFSYYSEFLSQEKRGEHLSWLCMFWMIGGIYASAMAWGIIPHYGWSFQMGSAYQFHSWRVFVLVCAFPSVAAIAALSAMPESPRFYLENGKHDEGWMILKLVHDTNMRAKGYPERVFSVTTIKTVKQMDELVDTGTDTPVWQRYRLKIMSLSAQIRNNILACFRPEYKRTTFMLMAVWFSMSFSYYGLTVWFPDMIKYIQKQEYESRTKTFTKERVEHVTFNFTLENQVHRQGHYFNDKFLNLKMKSMVFEDSVFEECYFEDITSTHTFFRNCTFIASLFYNTDLFKYRFVNCKLVNSTFLHNKEGCMLDFSDDFNNAYMIYFVNFLGTLAVLPGNIVSALLMDKIGRLRMLAGSSVISCVSCFFLMFGNSESGMIALLCLFGGISIASWNALDVITVELYPSDKRTTAFGFLNALCKLAAVLGISIFQSFVGITKAVPILFAAGALAAGSFLATKLPETRGQVLQ; this is translated from the exons ATGGAGGACGGTTACCAAAACCGGACTGCCTTCATAAAAGGCGCCAAAGACATTGCCAAAGAAGTCAAGCGCCAAGCATCTAAGAAGGTCGGCCGTTCAGTGGACCGGATGAGTGATGAGTACAGCAAGCGCTCCTACAGCCGTTTTGAAGAGGACGATGACGATGACTACCCCATGCAGGGAAGTCAGGACGGAGGCTATTACCGTGGAGACAGCCAGGCGGCCAACGACGACGAGGGTGGCCACAGTGACTCCACAGAGGGTCACGATGAGGATGATGAGATCTATGAGGGCGAGTACCAAGGAATTCCCAGGGCTGAATCAGGCAAAGGCAGCCTGGCTGGAGGCCCAGGTTCGGTGAGGGCCGGCGATCAGCAGTTCAGAGATGTCGGGGTGTccgagggagagaggaggaaggaccAAGAGGAGCTGGCTCAACAGTATGAGACCATTTTACAAGAATGTGGTCACGGGAAGTTCCAGTGGACCCTGTACTTTGTGCTGGGCCTGGCTCTCATGGCAGATGGTGTGGAGATCTTCGTGGTCGGGTTTGTTCTGCCCAGCGCTGAGAAGGATATGTGCCTGTCTGAACCTAACAAGAGCATGCTAG GTCTGATTGTATATTTTGGGATGATGGTTGGGGCTTTCCTCTGGGGGGCTCTGGCTGACCGGATAGGCCGCCGCCAGTCtcttctcatctctctctcaaTCAATAGtatcttctccttcttctcctccttcgtCCAGGGCTACAGCACCTTTCTGTTTTGCCGACTCCTCTCAGGTGTTGG GATTGGTGGCTCGATTCCCATCGTGTTCTCCTACTACTCTGAATTTCTGTCCCAAGAGAAGCGTGGTGAGCACCTCAGTTGGCTCTGCATGTTCTGGATGATTGGGGGGATTTACGCATCTGCCATGGCCTGGGGTATCATCCCACATTATG GATGGAGCTTCCAGATGGGCTCGGCGTATCAGTTCCATAGCtggcgtgtgtttgtgttagtgtGCGCATTTCCTTCTGTTGCCGCCATCGCTGCCCTCAGTGCCATGCCAGAGAGCCCACGCTTCTACTTAGAG AATGGCAAACATGACGAAGGCTGGATGATTTTGAAGCTAGTCCATGACACTAACATGCGAGCAAAGGGATACCCAGAGAGGGTGTTTTCT GTCACCACAATTAAGACGGTGAAACAGATGGATGAGTTGGTGGACACTGGCACCGATACCCCAGTCTGGCAGCGCTACAGGCTGAAGATTATGAGCCTCTCTGCACAG ATTCGGAACAACATTCTTGCCTGCTTCAGGCCAGAATATAAACGGACAACTTTCATGCTCATGGCTGTTTGGTTTAGCATGTCTTTCAG CTACTACGGTCTGACAGTGTGGTTCCCAGACATGATCAAGTACATCCAGAAGCAGGAATATGAATCACGGACAAAGACCTTCACTAAGGAACGAGTggagcatgtcacttttaattTCACCCTGGAAAATCAAGTGCATCGCCAAGGACACTACTTCAATGATAa GTTCCTCAACTTGAAGATGAAGTCCATGGTGTTTGAAGACTCCGTGTTTGAGGAGTGCTACTTTGAGGAcatcacctccacacacaccttctTCAGAAACTGCACCTTCATTGCAAGTTTGTTCTATAACACAG ATTTGTTCAAATACAGGTTTGTCAACTGTAAACTGGTCAACAGCACGTTCCTCCACAACAAGGAGGGCTGCATGCTCGACTTCAGTGACGACTTCAACAATGCCTACATGATATACTTTGTCAACTTCCTCGGCACGTTGGCGGTGTTGCCTGGCAACATCGTGTCAGCTCTATTAATGGACAAAATTGGGCGTTTAAGGATGCTGG CGGGATCCAGTGTCATATCCTGCGTCAGCTGTTTCTTCCTGATGTTCGGCAACAGTGAGTCAGGGATGATCGCCCTCTTGTGCCTGTTTGGTGGCATCAGCATCGCCTCGTGGAACGCCCTGGATGTGATAACAGTGGAGCTCTACCCCTCAGATAAAAG GACCACAGCGTTTGGCTTCCTGAATGCCCTCTGCAAGCTGGCAGCCGTCCTGGGCATCAGCATCTTCCAGTCATTTGTCGGCATCACCAAGGCTGTTCCCATCTTATTTGCCGCTGGTGCGCTCGCTGCAGGTAGTTTCCTTGCAACAAAGTTGCCTGAAACACGAGGCCAAGTGTTGCAGTAA